TGTCTAGCGCATGGTGGTATGCCATCATCTCGTTGCGCGTGGCGTCTGCTAGCAAAGGGTTGGTGCCGTTAAGAGCAGCCTCGACCCGAGCTTCTTCTTCCGGCGTGAGAATGATCGTTGGCCGATCATTGGTCACGTCTCTTGCTCGTGCCTCGGCGAAGATGGTTTTGCCGGCGCGTTGTCCATCTCCACTGCTCTCGCCTACTTCCGCTGCGAAGACCTGTGCCAAGGTCATGCGACGGATCATAGTTGCATCAGCGGGATTGATTGCTACACTCGAACGGGTATTGACGTTGTAAGGAGTGGAAGCTTCAGCGAACACCGAGTGGTGCGAATCGCACTCGGTGCGaaaaaatttggccaaaatttGCCCTGTTTCGCCCAGCGAGCACATCGATGGTGAAGGATCAGTCGGTGACGCCACCAGAGACTCGCAGATCTGTCTTGTCAGTGACAGATCTGTGAAGCTGATGATTCCTTCGCGGCTGACTCGGAGGTCAAAACCTCTGAACGACAGCTCCAGAAGATCGCGAAGGTTGCGGAAGGCCGAGCGCAATGTCGGCGGGTGAGCTGAGAAGCTCAAGGATCCGAAGCGGATCGGCTCCTCCACGGTTGTCACGTTGCGGATTGAGAGCGACATGGTCGAGAAGATCGTAGATCTGATGCACTTCTTCCtcacggtcggcgccaatgacgaggGGCTACCTCGGCAGTACCCTAACTCGAGGGTTTTCGACTGAGGGAGAGCACggggtgcaccagcgatcttGTCGACTAACAAAAACTTAGGAAGTCAcaaggtttacccaggttcggggccctcggaaggtaatacccctacgtcctgcttttggtgtatCGTATTGATCGAGATTATAGAGAAGCTATAAAGCTATGGTGCGCAGATGAATCTGGCGTGTGTGTAGAGGTTGGCCATTCCCGATCCccctcctagccttatatacTGGCAGCTAGGTCTCGGACGTGATAACCGGAAAGCTTACAATCAGATCAGTTCATTCCGGTATGAAAAGATGATGTTCCTTGGATTGAGCCGCACTTTGAGGGACTCaacctgcatatacttgatgggCTTTTAAGTGGACCCTCTGTTGGGCTGTATCGggtatatgaaggttgagTACTCGAAGGGTCGTTTCCTCGTCAACGGGATTAAGTGCAAACCGGACACGTGGTTAGACAAACCGCTTCGGATAGCCTTAAGGACTAAAagtgtccggttttgaaaGTTCAGTGATAAAAAAGTACGAATTGTTTTTGAGGGACGGGAAACGAATTTTCCGACAAGTTGAAGgaccaaaaatatacttttctctaATTATTAACATTTCGTAGCTTATCCACTGTATCAGCAACATCCATCGTCACTGCAGCGAGTTCAGAATTCCTTTCTGAATTTGTAGAGTAGCGCATATATGTGCATGACGATCGATCTTGTCTAAATCCCAGTGAGTTGAAACTTGTGAGAGGATTGGAAATTGGAGGATCGACACCAATTATTAACCAGCAAATGTCAATGCGTCGCATTCTGACGGCCCATCGTTCCCAGATTGCTAGCGACGTAGGTTTTGGCGGGGGCATCTTCTTCTACAGCGGCGCTAGCCCCACGGACGCAGCAAAGTCAATGTTCAAAACGGTGttcggctagctagctagttgtgGCTTTCTCGTGTAACAGTGCGGCGATTCTTGGCCACTGAAAGGACGATGGATTTGGATCAGACGAATTTTATAGGAACCGCACGTGTTTCTGTAGGGGGATTACTTCTATAGGCACTAGAAATTTTCACATTTCAACTCTCTAATCATCGTGGAATCTTAGATTTCGTCCCTGTAATCTACGGAGTAAAAGCGAACGTATCGCACCGTACAGCCTAAAAGCGAACATATCGTGCGTATTGTATTACACCCTGTGCTCGTGGTTTATTATTGCAATCTGCGTGACATGTTCAATAGAGAAACTAAAGAAATATAAATTTTGGAAAAGTGAAAGTAATAAAAAGAATGCACTTGCAAAAACAAGaaccaaataaaaaataaaaaggaaacgTACGATTTTATAAAAGAGTGAAATGTTCATCAAAGTCTACAATTTGAGAAAAACTCAAATTATTGCTTTGtttatcaaaatatttatcACAAATCCTTTTAGCCTATCAGTTTGGTGTAAACCTTATGTACTTTTCAGCTTTTTTACCATCTCTCCTCTTTCGCTGAAAGAAATTATATGGGATAGGGCCTCGTGGGGTGCATTGTGAACTATATCCCCAAGTTGCTCTAATCTGGTGAATTGGGTCAagtgaaaaaacaaatactgcGTAGGGCCTTGCAGGTGGGTCTGTCGTCTTGTTAGATTTGCTGTCAAATGCTTTAATCTCGAGAAGAATTCGGGTCAAGTGAAAAAAATTACCCTCTAAAATTGTGGCAAATTTATACGAACCCCTCCGATTGAACCTAAGTTTTGTGGTATTTACTCTGGCTTACAGGACAGCATCCTGCCATCTCACTCTCACATCACGATAGAATCCGAGCCAGGCAGTGTCGAGCAGTAGAGCTGTCCCATACCTTTCCTTAGCTTTGGACTAGCTGAGGTAGTTCACAAGTCACGAGCTCACGCAGGTCCAACGTCCCCAACGTGTCACGATTCACGAACAAGACGCCGTGTGTCGACTGTCTCTACGGACAAGAAGAGAACATAGGATCGACCTTTGCAGAAACGAGGTCAAGAGAGCAATGATCGATGGATTCGAATCAATCAGTGCGTCAACATAATAATTGGAGTAATTAATTTTctacagaaaaagaaacagagaaaaaaaaaggagaactGATTGGAGTAACCAGTGCGCTAACTGATTGGATCACACACACTGAGGAGGAACTGACAAGAGAAGAAGGGTTCGGTCTGAAACTGTATTGACATCCGTAACACCATTTACATGGAGACTTGCTGACAGGTATTGATCCATCCAACACAACTACAGAAGACACCGGAACGAAGCATCACTTTTGTTTCTTTAGCAGTTATTAGCCTGCTAAAGGGGTAAAACTAGCTGCTAGCAAGAAATTCCAGGTTGGTTCAGCTGCTTCAGGGACCCTTTGGAGGGTCATGGCGGTTGTTGGCGCCGGACCCGGGGTAGTCGTTCACCACCTCCACGtccatcctcgccgccgccctgcccaGGCTCATCTCCTGCAAGATCGACCACATCCAAACCGTACATCGATTAATTCTCAGCGCGTGCATCAGGACTATTAAATCTAGACACAAATTCGACAGCCAGGTATATATTCAGACAATCAGACCGGAAGAACAGCGTATACACGGTACCTGAGGAGAAAGTTGCAGAGACGGCGGGTGCAGCTGCAGGTTCCTCGTCAAGTGCAAGCTTCctgcaaagaaaaacaacagcCGACTGATAAGCGACAGAAACATACTGGATCGAGAGATTGAAGAACCGAGTAGTCAGTACTTACTTGACGTGGGCACCGCAGACGCCGGCTGCAGGATTAGGAGAAGGGCGACGGCAAGGATTAAGGCAAGGAGATGCTTCCTGGAGCGGCAAGACTCCATTGTTGGAGCGGTGGCGAGGGGAGAATTGGCGGCGCCGCTGTTCTGTTCTGTCTCTGGCTCAATGGTCGGCAATGGCGTGATGAGATGCTGGGTGGGTGGCAAACTGGTGGGCGTTGCCTGCTAGTGCTTGGGTTTTTATAGTTGGACCAGGGCTAGCAAGCTGGCTGCTCACATGGCTTTCTCTCCTTGCCCGACTACAAAAGGTCAACTTCGATTACTTTCCCCTGTCTGGATGCTGGAGGATGGTCTGCGAAGTCTTCTCTTGTGGATGTACTTGTGGTATTTTTGTATGCGAAAACAGGAGAACCTATCCTTTTCAGTTCATAGGCATACAAAGAGCAGGTGATATTAAAATTCATTGGCACTTAAATATCCTTTATAAACTTCAATTTTCGTGCTAAACTAGTAGATACCACAAGGTTCTAGATTTGTATAAAAGTCTTAACCATGGTAAGATTAATCGGTGCTATTCTTTCAATGATAGCTAACTTACCCGTCAACAGCGAGATGCATATGGTGATTCGTCACGCGTGTATATGATACTTAAAAGAAGTTCTCGAAAGGTCAGTGCATAGTTGACGTATTCTTGTATTTCCTCtgatttcataaaaaatgtcgtccATTTAATAAAAAAGTTGTATTAGCTTAGTACAAAATAGACGATATTTTTTATGGatgggagggagtagcaaaagGCAAGAAAACATTCCCATCATCGATAAGATCGACGGGGAGCATAATGTATGTTTGGTTTACGGCCAAAATAGCACTATCAAACTCGGTAAAATCCGGCTTGACAATTATCTGGTCAATAATTTTTTAGCCTATACTTGACCAAAGATTTGATAAAAAATTGTGAGAGGATAACTAGAAACTCATTTacaaccaaattttttttaaaaaaaaaacatagaccAATCAGTAAGTGCGTTGCCTACATTTCCCGTCAGCTCGAGGAGTTTCTTTCCTCGACCAGGCCAGCCGCCAGCTCGCTTCATTCGGATGCAGAAAATCTCGAGCTGATTCGGAGCTCAGACCCGTGAGTCACGAGCACTCTTCCAGCGGTTGCCCCGCTCGACTGTTCATGGCCAGACGTTGGACGGACGTAACGGAACTACTGCTCCGTGACCACGCAGCGAAGGCAACGGAACAGTGTAAACCTAAATGGGCTACTCCACCGTAGGCCTCTCGACGGCTTAACAACAGTACAGTACCCGACGGGACCGCACCGAGATGACTTTCCGGTGTTCTCAAGGTGCATACCACAAAATCGCCCCGTTTCCTTTCTCTTCCCGAAAGTTCTCTTTGCTGTCTCTGACGAGGGATTCTCTCTTTTTCACCCCATGGTGTACGTCAACCCGGTGGTCCAAAAGCAAAATGTTCTTCGTTCCGGAAAGTTACGGAAGAATTTGGAGTCAATGTGAAGTCACACGGCTGGAACTGTCACCTCCCTCACCACTTCATACTTCAGTTCAGACCCTTCCTGACTTCCTGTTGTCACTGGCATCAGTGGATATTGTTGACTGTTGAGCCTCTGCCAGCTTAATTAGTCGTATCAATCACACTGTTCAAAGCGTACAATTGTGGTCCAAATTAATGTGCAGTTCTAAAGATTAGCCTAACTTTACTAAGACTATGTGCAagatgttactccctccgattctaaattgttgtcaaaatattacatgtatctaaatgttttttaagaatagatacatccatatttggtcaaatttgagtaaAAAATTTAATGTCAGATggagtattttattttcctgtgCATGTACATGAGAGGCGGGAAATGACTCTAGCAGAAAGAGTGTGAGTTTGCATTTCGGCTTCTGAGCAAAACCCTAAGGACAGTACATGAGGGTCTGATGTAACTTAATCCAAAATGGGAATTCCGTTTTCttcctattttctttttgaagttTCAGATCACGATGCTGACTGTAACTCGAGGAATCGCATCGTGACAAAAATGAAACATGGTGTAGCTCTCATCGTGCTTTCTAATAAAGCTGGGATGAAAAGCCTTTTTTCTAAAACATGTAGCCCTGAAattgacaaaagaaaaatatattcctTCTGTAGTTCTCATATCGTGAGAAGCGCCTCGGAAAGCAACGAGACGCGAAGCATCTGTCCACAAAATGGGCCGGCTTGGGGAAGGACAGCGGCCATGCATGACATGACATGGGCCGGAAGGAACATATGTTTGTCCAAGCGGAAGCGGGAGATGGGTGAAATACTGACATGGCTCTCAGGTGCAGCTACTTTTTAGAGTGAATAGTAAATTTTAAATGATTacttcaaattttcaaaaagtCTTGATCAAATTATAATATACTTACTATGTAACCAGCACACTTCATTGTCACCTGGTGTCCAAAAATCGCCACATGATGTCCACGTCAGCTCATAAACCGGTAAAACGAGTGTGTGGTTGATTTGAAAAGTTCAGGATTCCTTTTGCACCAAAATAAACATTAAGTACAAAAGGTAAACATCGGTGACAATTCAACGACGGAATGAGAACTTCTTTTCATTGTCACCCTTAGCCCGGAGACTCCATTACCCATCTCGATCAGGGGTTTGACGCATCGCCATATCATTGTCATGAAACGGCGCTTGCGCCAATTTTGGTACTAGCATtgttgctacttgctactaGCAACATGGCCAACGCTGAACCTTTACTTCCTGACTTACTACTGACTTATTACTGTACCTAGTATGCAGACAGTCCGGCCGGTCAAGTTATCATCACACTCTACCTGATAGCATGGTGTCTTCTACTAGTATTACAATACGGGTTTATCGAACAACTTTGTTACTAGCTCCTTGGAACTCCTGACGGCAATTGGAACAACACGAAGAGATCCTACTGTCGTTTAACAGGCACAAGCAGAAGAGCCACCTTCTTACGGAAAACAAGCTGCCCTGTTTCCTCCATATCGATATCCCCCTCCTTCACCCCATCAGGAAGTTCCCAATCAAAGCAGTACAACAGATTGGCCAGCACGAGCTCAACATTGGCCACGCCCATGGCGACGGCAGGGCAAGCCCTTCTCCCGGACCCAAACGGGAGGAGCTCAAAGTGCAACCCCCTGAAATCAACCTGCGAGTCCTCGAACCGCTCAGGGCAGAACTCCTCCGGCCTGTCCCATATCGCCGGGTCTCTCCCCATGGCCCAGACGTTCACGTGGATCCTGGTGCCTGCGTCCACGCTGTACCCCGCAATCTCGCAGCTCTGCATTGTCTCCCTTGGGATCAGCAGGGTGCCCGGTGGGTGTAGCCTGAAGTTCTCCTTCACTATCATCTTCAGGTACTTGAGCCTCTGGACGCCTTCTTCGTTAACTCTggaattgttgtcgttgttgttCCTGACAACGGCACGCACCTCGGCTTGCGCCTTCCGCATCACCCTTGGGTTCCTCATCAGCTCCGACATGATCCAGATCGTGGTCACGGCGCACGTGTCAATTCCACCTGCAAATGTATCCTTTAGTGAAAAATGGACATTGATTGTGAATTTGTGATTCTAACCATTAATTTACCAATCGATGCTAATCAGTTTTAGTACCATGAGAATCCCCTTGATGTTATCACGGGACAGAGCCAGAGGCCCATCCGGATCCTTCCACAACTTCACCAGCGCatccaccaagtcctcctgcACGCCAGCCGCGAGCCGCTCAGGCTCTAGATGCTTGTCAATGACGGCATCAAAGAAAGCATCAATCTTGCGGAAGACCCTCCGCCGCCTTGCCGCGGCGCCCGTGGCGAAGTCCGCGCACCGGGCGAGAGTCGAGGACGGGAAGAAGTCCTCGAAGGTGAAGCTGCCGAGGACACGCAGCGTCTCGTCCATCATCCCCTGGAAGCTGCTCCTGTCGAAGGAGTCCGACATGTACGTCTTCCCGAAGGCCACCGTGCCGATGATGCCGTCCGATAGCGCGTAGAGCTTCTCGCTGAGGTCGACGGGGGTGGATAGTgagccggcggcagcggcggcggagagggagcCGACGAGGCGGTCGACCTCGGCGGCCCGGGCGTAGGCGAAGGACTGGACGCGGCGCGTGCTGAGGAGCTCCAGGACGAGGAGCTTCCGCATGTCGCGCCAGTAGTCGCTGTAGGGGCCGAACGCCACGTCCAGGAAGTTGTAGCTCAGCGTCCTTGCACCTACATATATATGGCCGACGGACGGAGGCAGGCGAGATTAGTGATCTCTCTTGTGCTAGCTGCTGATGTTCTTCCGGTTTTTTCTCAGTCCTCCATTGCTTCGAACTGTTTCTCTTTCAGTCGCTTAAAATTGCGATTTCTGAAGGTGTATATGGCTTCAgtccgtcaaaaaaaaagtcagagtgcaaattttatttttttggtttaGTAGAGATTTCAAGACAGAGATGGTGATTCAgacccttttcgaaaaaaaaaagacgttTATTATCGAGCTGTGCCGCTCGTGCCCCGGCTTGGACCGTCCCGGGATTCGGCCTCGGACACGTGGGTCAACATGGCTCGGCCCAtttaacattttttgttgcatttttcttAAACAGCGATTTCACAGCGGGCTGATGTGCCTGGGCCTGACTTCTGCCTTTGTCGGCCTGCCGGTCCATCGAAACAACCTTCAAATGGATAAACGTGAAGGACAAATGGAAGTTCATCTTTGAAAATGCCTTACACTTTAACCATAAATATTGTTACACTTTAATGATAACTCGTCTGTATGTTTCTGTTACACTTTAACCATAAATGTTGTTACACTTTAACCATAAAACGTCACGACAATTTATATGTTTATTTTACACTTTAACCATAAATGTTGTTACACGTTATCCATAAAACACCACGACAGTCTATATGTTTCTTTTACATTTTAACCATAAATGTTGTTACACTTTAACCATAAAACGTCACGACAATTTATATGTTTCTTTTACACTTTAACCATAAATGTTGTTACACTTTATCCATAAAACGTCACGACGGTCTATATGTTTCTTTACACTTCAACCATAAATGTTTTTACACTTGATTTAACCATAAAACGTCACGACGGTCTCTATGTTTCTTTTACACTTTAACCATAAATGTTGTTACGCTTTAACCACAGTCACGACTGTCCATATGTTTCTTCTGATAAAAATTAAGTGTTCCTTACAAATGGTCCGAATTCTAGACCATTATGTATGGTACGTGTCTATCAAGTCGACCTGATCCAATGCTATTAGGTATTCTCCCGAGAGGCCGAGACCTCTGTCTCTTCATTTCTCCTCTCTTGTTCCCCTCGGTCCTCCTCTGCCGTACCCACCGACGCTCATCAAGGCCACAAAGGCCTTCGAGCTCTACCTGGCGCTCGCCCCGTTCTTCGTCCTTAGCCTCACCAGCCTCTCCATGCGCCGCCAGATCAGTCGCATCCTCACCGATCTGGGCACATTCTGCACCAGCAATCGCCTCATCGGCTCCAGCAACGGCTACGTTGCCGTCGCCAGCGAATACCGGAAGAGTATTCGCGGGAGATCTGGATACAGAAgagacggcgccggcgaggtcgaAGGCAAACCCCTGCCCGTGTTGTTGGGCTCCTCGATCTTGGCCCGAGCCGAGCCTCAGTTCTGGACTTGAAATCGGTTTCGGGTTGAGCCAGGCTCGGCTCGCCATCTTCGGGCAATAGGCGAGCTTTTTAGCCGGCTCGCGTGCAGGCCGATACACAAGTTAGCTACGGTTCGTGCCTGAATTATTGAGGAAGCACAGGCCAAGTCTATCTTCTCTTGTCCCTTTTACTAAGATAATGTAAGCCTAGAAGGATCTTGTCGCCTACCTTTAACCCAAATAACGAAAATGATGTTGCAATTATAAATTATCAGAAACTTTGTACGGATTATTTCTCATCAAGAACATAACAAGgctaaaacaaaacaaaaataggaAGTACTAGTTTGAAATAGGAATTAAGGCTGCCATGAATTAACGCACACATATGTTACCTGGTGAGTTGGGCCGGCTGCAGCACTGCAGATCGTTGGTCCGGAGGACCTCCTTGGCGGCCTCCGGCGACGTGACGACCACCATCCGCACGCGGCCCAACTGCACCTGCACCACCGTCCCATACTCCCGGGCGACCGCCAGGAAGTACCGGTGCGGCCGGCTGCCGAGCTGCAGGAGGTTGCCCAGCACGGGGAGCTGTTTCGGGGGGCCAGGAACAGGAGGACCATTATTTGTTGCTGCTCCCTGTGTTTCTCTCTTGCTACTACTGCTCCTGATGAAGAAgaggcagaggagagggaTGAGAAAGAGTGGTGATATCCATGGGAGAAGAGGTGCCAATGACGATGGGTTGGGAAGAGAAGGGGCAAACATGGAGTCAGGATACTGTGGGACGGTCGATCGCTGCCAACGGTTAAATAAGACGGGATGACTGCATGAGGGGATGGCTGGACATAAATCAGCACTTCATATATATCGGATATTTAGTACTACTAGCCGAAATgaccgtgcgttgcaacgcgataacaaaataaaatgatgaaCTCGAAGACATGCATAAAAAATttctcattttgtttttctttgacaatcaacaaacatcaTTTTTAAAAAGGTTTCTTCTAAAGATTTTTTCTCTATACCTTCTGAAAATCACATAGCATTCGTCATTGAGTTCTTTCTTTCGAGCCCTCATAGCTTCACAGATTGTGTGCCACGGGTCCTGAGACGAGGCGATCGGAGGGTCATCCATGAGGCCTGTCAACTCGGACTTGTATCCCGGCCAGTGATAcaaatttgaaaaagaaatCTACTTGTTTTCCCGAACGAAATAAGCTCACGATACTaaatttaaaaaagaaaacaaaatatcttCCAACATTTCAGAATCATGGTTTGCTAATCCTCACAATCCTCCCAATGAAAAGAAGTGATTGGTAACAGAAAGTAAAATACAATTATTTTATCCGATTAGTAGCCCAATCATTAATATTACAATGAGCTCTATGTGACGGTGCCATAAAAATTGTCAACtcaagaaatatttttttgccaATAATCCACAATTAGTGCCCACACCCACACAAATGCAACATCAGAAGAAGAGCCTCGTGAGACTGGACCATAAATATTCTAGATATCCTATTCTTCAAACCTACAAGTCTACTCTACTTACATTGGCTTGTGCTCATCGGAGGCCTGAATGCCTGATCAGCTGCCTTGATCTGCCCCCACAaggcgtcggcggcgctcaTCTCGGATGCGGCGGGTGCTCGGGGAGGACGGCGACTGCAGGCAGAAATCTCGCCCTGAGATGCCGTCACCGAAgatccggccggcggcgagattAAGGAGGCTGCCGGCGCAGCCCAGTCGCACGTCTCGGATGGCTGGATGCGGCGCGTGCTTCGGGTGGACGCCAGCTGCTGTACTCGGGGAAACGGAGGAGCTCCAGGTGTCACCGCAGctctggccggcggcggcgtaggcGAAGCCTAGGCGTCGCTTGGCTCTCCCGTGGCAGTCGAGGAGAAGAAACACTTCGGGCGAAGGAATATCAGATCGAGGAAAGGGCTACGAGTGTGTACGAGTTAGGCCTGCTCGTTGTGCCGATTAGTTCGGCCTGTTGGGCCTGCTGTGTATGTGTATGATTTCGGCCTGCTCGGCGGTGAGATAGGGGCGTCGGGCCATGGATCGGTGAGACGGGTGTTGGGCGAGGCGAGCGAAGTTTGACAGGCGACGAAACCGCGTGGTGAAGGGAACGGTTCGTATTTTTAGATAGCTATAGATAAGACGTTTCGGTAGTTTAATTTATAGGTTTTGCCATTTTTCTATATAAAAGTTGTCGGATTAGTTAGAGATTAGTTGATGTGCTAACCGTTAGATCTTATCGAGCAGCAACATTGGAAGATGGAGGAGTGGAGATGATGTACATATCTTGATCTAACAGCTCTGATGCATCAACTGAGATTGAAGatatgagtaaatttcacagaaccgcAGGTTTTGAGGTTTGGTTCTCACCGAGCCAcgacttttgctaatttgtccgtaAAACCACAGGTTGTTGAGCGTCTAATTGTCTCACATCACCTAAAATGACGGCTTATGCGATTTTGATAGcttttcttacatgtgggtcccTCCTGTCAGGCGCCACATCTTTTTCATTGGACCCCCtggctttttctttttttcctcgtcCCCTCATGCAAACTACGAGAGACAGCGGCGAGCGGCGTCGTTGCTCTCTGGGTGGTTTCTTGCCAGGAATTAAGGGATGAGAAATGAGAAATGGTAGATGGGTGGAGGGTGTCCTCTGGGTCAAAGGAATTGGAGGAAAAGGGACTAGAGCAATGGGCATCAACGGCGGAAGGCTCGGTGGCGCACTTGGCCGGCGTTGGAGAAGATGAACTCTAGGGGCTCCGGCGCGGCTATGTAGTGGGATTAAGGGGTATAGGAGTTGTGTGGGGCTCTTGGCTAAGCCTTTACATATCGGCGCGTCCGCGCATAGTGGACGACGTCCATGGCGAGCGTGGGGAGCATCGCTCCAGGAATCCAGGGGCTACTGCAGGACACTGTCGTGTTATACATGGCGTGGGGATGCTTCGACGTGAAGGGACGGGAAGAGGGAGTGAACAGGGTGGATTTTTACCGCACGATGCCGAGATGCATGCGAGGTGCTCGATGCCACGATATCTGGCACGCGCGGGAGAAATGGCCTGCAGCTGGCCCCGTGCTTCCTTGGCATGTGCCTAGGCCGGAGCCATTGGCCTGCAGCTGGCTCGGGGCGGCGGACGCGCGGGCCATGGCGGATGCAGCTGGCTCTTAGTGGCAACGCTCTCCACGCCACGGGCCTCATCCCTCTCTTGGACGACGCTCTCCTCGCTgcgggcgccggcgtcgcccACCCTCTCAGGGTCCGTGCCGCGCTGCCCGGTTGCCCCTGAGCGTCGGTTTCCATCGAAGATGAAATTCGGTCAAGCAAAGGGGAGAGAAGAAGCTGATAATTCAGTCGGGACTCGCAGCCGTGAACTGAAATCAGGGAAGGCATAGAAGGCTCAACAATGAAAGGGGCGTATATATGTGCTAAATCTTGGGTTATGGAATCAAGATGGTGAATGAGCGGTTGAAGGGACGGATCGCTGGCTGGCGCCACACGTCCAAGCAAAAACTAGCAACGGGAAGCAATTCCGAGTGATGCTGATGGGAAGGCACGCAGCCGCCGCACTCCAGCTTCGAGGGCCTCTCGTCTGTCGTGACCGATATGGCCGCCCATGGCCGACTTCCTTCTCACCAAGGTCGTGTCCAAGGAGGTGCTGCCATTTGTAGAAGAAGACGTGGCGCCTAACAGGCGGGACCCACATGCAAGAAAAACTATCAAAATCACATA
The Brachypodium distachyon strain Bd21 chromosome 2, Brachypodium_distachyon_v3.0, whole genome shotgun sequence genome window above contains:
- the LOC100832751 gene encoding 4-hydroxyphenylacetaldehyde oxime monooxygenase — its product is MFAPSLPNPSSLAPLLPWISPLFLIPLLCLFFIRSSSSKRETQGAATNNGPPVPGPPKQLPVLGNLLQLGSRPHRYFLAVAREYGTVVQVQLGRVRMVVVTSPEAAKEVLRTNDLQCCSRPNSPGARTLSYNFLDVAFGPYSDYWRDMRKLLVLELLSTRRVQSFAYARAAEVDRLVGSLSAAAAAGSLSTPVDLSEKLYALSDGIIGTVAFGKTYMSDSFDRSSFQGMMDETLRVLGSFTFEDFFPSSTLARCADFATGAAARRRRVFRKIDAFFDAVIDKHLEPERLAAGVQEDLVDALVKLWKDPDGPLALSRDNIKGILMDTFAGGIDTCAVTTIWIMSELMRNPRVMRKAQAEVRAVVRNNNDNNSRVNEEGVQRLKYLKMIVKENFRLHPPGTLLIPRETMQSCEIAGYSVDAGTRIHVNVWAMGRDPAIWDRPEEFCPERFEDSQVDFRGLHFELLPFGSGRRACPAVAMGVANVELVLANLLYCFDWELPDGVKEGDIDMEETGQLVFRKKVALLLVPVKRQ
- the LOC100842746 gene encoding uncharacterized protein LOC100842746, whose protein sequence is MESCRSRKHLLALILAVALLLILQPASAVPTSRSLHLTRNLQLHPPSLQLSPQEMSLGRAAARMDVEVVNDYPGSGANNRHDPPKGP